One genomic window of Camelina sativa cultivar DH55 chromosome 5, Cs, whole genome shotgun sequence includes the following:
- the LOC104785384 gene encoding GDSL esterase/lipase At2g40250-like, giving the protein MNSHHYKPILLTFLITLLPLLQLLSPTNALPSPPITALYAFGDSTVDPGNNNYIPTLFKSNHPPYGKSFPAQLSTGRFSDGKLATDFLVSSFGIKPTLPAYLNPSVKPFELLTGVSFASAGSGLDDHTAMLSLTLNMDRQWRYFEEAVRKMKSLVGELETDRVIRNAVFVISAGTNDMTNNVYTRAPGSFISVSNYQDFLLSKVEAFVQRLYNAGARRITVAGLPPIGCLPVQVTVASFTSRNFHRRTCTEHQNADSRVYNQKLQSLIFRLSQRLRGSKVLYLDIYSPLIDMINYPRKYGIEETLRGCCGTGFLEAGPLCQPTSRTCDDVSKYLFFDSVHPSQKAYSVVASFALRNLLPRL; this is encoded by the exons atgaacTCTCATCATTACAAACCAATCCTTCTTACATTCCTCATTACTCTTCTTCCCCTCCTCCAACTTCTAAGCCCTACCAATGCGTTACCATCCCCACCAATAACAGCTCTCTACGCCTTCGGCGACTCCACGGTGGATCCCGGCAACAACAATTACATCCCCACTCTTTTCAAGAGCAACCATCCTCCCTACGGCAAATCTTTCCCGGCACAACTCTCCACGGGAAGATTCTCCGATGGAAAACTCGCCACCGACTTCTTAGTCTCCTCCTTCGGGATCAAACCCACTTTACCAGCTTACCTAAACCCTTCGGTCAAACCCTTTGAGCTTTTGACCGGAGTTAGTTTTGCCTCGGCTGGAAGTGGTTTAGATGATCATACGGCGATGTTATCGTTGACTTTGAATATGGACAGGCAGTGGAGGTACTTCGAAGAGGCCGTGCGTAAGATGAAGAGTTTGGTTGGAGAATTGGAGACTGATCGGGTGATTAGGAATGCTGTGTTCGTGATTAGTGCAGGCACTAATGATATGACTAACAATGTTTACACTCGCGCTCCCGGGAGTTTCATCTCTGTTTCGAATTATCAAGATTTTCTACTTAGCAAAGTCGAAGCTTTTGTCCAG AGACTATACAACGCAGGAGCAAGAAGGATTACAGTAGCTGGACTACCACCAATCGGATGCCTTCCAGTGCAAGTAACAGTTGCTAGCTTCACTTCTCGCAACTTCCATCGTAGGACCTGTACGGAACACCAGAACGCTGATTCTAGGGTTTACAATCAAAAGCTACAGAGTCTAATCTTCCGTCTTAGTCAGAGGCTTAGAGGTTCCAAGGTTCTTTACCTTGATATCTACTCTCCGTTAATAGACATGATCAATTATCCTCGTAAATACG GAATAGAGGAAACACTGAGAGGATGCTGCGGGACGGGGTTTCTTGAGGCGGGACCTCTATGCCAGCCAACGTCTCGGACTTGTGATGATGTGTCCAAGTATTTGTTCTTTGATTCTGTGCATCCTTCACAGAAGGCTTACTCTGTCGTTGCTAGCTTCGCCTTACGAAATTTGCTTCCTCGCCTCTAa
- the LOC104788851 gene encoding UPF0725 protein At4g28920-like produces the protein MYDVMLDEANLWHHEQDEPPLRKRKIEEAPPPSPVEDVYFSDEEDPEEQEKYRLQVVESCGFDVDYCNHTYNGIMPGGCSPYDKLFAKAGLHCYNLEKGKKLEFKSLVKFLFNF, from the exons ATGTATGATGTGATGTTGGATGAGGCGAACTTGTGGCATCACGAACAGGATGAACCTCCTCTCCGTAAGCGGAAGATCGAAGAAGCTCCTCCACCTTCACCTGTCGAAGACGTTTATTTCTCCGACGAAGAAGATCCTGAGGAACAAGAAAAGTATCGTCTTCAAGTTGTTGAGTCTTGT ggATTTGATGTTGATTACTGCAACCATACGTATAATGGGATAATGCCGGGTGGATGTAGTCCCTATGACAAACTCTTTGCAAAGGCTGGACTCCATTGTTACAATCTTGAAAAG GGAAAGAAGTTAGAATTCAAGAGTCTAGTCAAATTCTTATTCAACTTCTGA
- the LOC104788852 gene encoding uncharacterized protein LOC104788852 translates to MEDGSVLLSVVAYLYGSGSWTDHRRQIYRSPWRGLTARDTTRTRQTLFSPRPGERVHGVSNSILDDKNKTISFRINSHEAASENNGVAEVVPRIHRSFLEGMKTFNKSWGQSLSSNPNPSTATRPQDHSATTLNSYQRENARVAEGSDNVLKRKRVLLSDDCNKSNQDLDLSLSLKVPRTHDNLGECLLEDEEKEHDDHQDSLQGLSLSLSSSGLSKLGRTIRKEDDQTERKIAVLASPLDLTL, encoded by the exons ATGGAAGACGGTTCTGTACTTTTATCAGTCGTTGCATACTT ATATGGTAGCGGTTCCTGGACCGACCATAGACGACAGATCTACCGTAGCCCGTGGAGAGGCTTAACGGCACGAGACACTAcaagaacaagacaaacacTGTTTAGTCCACGACCTGGTGAAAGAGTTCACGGAGTTAGCAATAGTATTCTTGATGATAAGAACAAAACTATTTCGTTTCGAATCAATTCTCATGAAGCGGCTAGTGAGAACAATGGAGTAGCTGAAGTTGTTCCAAGAATTCATAGAAGCTTCCTCGAAGGCATGAAAACGTTTAACAAATCATGGGGACAGAGCCTTTCATCCAATCCTAATCCTTCTACCGCAACACGACCACAGGATCATAGTGCTACAACACTAAATTCTTATCAAAGGGAGAATGCTCGAGTGGCGGAAGGATCTGACAATGTtctgaagaggaagagagtaTTATTGTCTGATGACTGCAATAAGTCAAACCAAGATTTGGATCTAAGCTTGTCCCTTAAGGTACCTCGGACACACGACAACCTTGGAGAATGCTTgttagaagatgaagaaaaagaacatgaTGATCATCAAGATAGCCTGCAGGGTTTGTCTCTTTCATTATCTTCGTCAGGTTTATCAAAACTTGGTCGAACCATTAGGAAAGAAGATGATCAGACTGAGAGAAAGATTGCGGTCTTGGCAAGTCCCCTTGATCTCACTTTGTGA
- the LOC104788850 gene encoding UPF0725 protein At2g20620-like: protein MDPINNSIHTFQTLVTDAGYNNKARLILVTKICRIKPQVPGMGDATVFWDLDAIDDFYKGEMPDWPPNDDKLQFYEVNELELRDNEWLHLYAEVALFSEWADDLSAYMPFEMKKVVVQTREDVESSMKLMSRNAIFYMSFNIRGGRECRGIVRRTSDGRTGHMCLEARCWIDK from the exons ATGGATCCTATCAACAACTCAATTCACACTTTCCAAACATTAGTCACGGATGCAGGGTATAATAACAAAGCCCGTTTGATACTCGTGACAAAAATATGCAGGATCAAGCCTCAAGTGCCAG gCATGGGAGATGCCACTGTCTTTTGGGACTTGGATGCTATAGATGACTTCTATAAAGGTGAGATGCCAGATTGGCCACCGAATGATGATAAGTTACAGTTCTATGAG gtGAATGAATTAGAGTTGCGAGACAATGAATGGCTTCATCTATACGCCGAAGTTGCATTGTTCTCCGAGTGGGCCGATGACCTG AGTGCTTACATGCCATTTGAGATGAAGAAAGTAGTGGTACAAACGAGAGAAGATGTAGAGTCGAGTATGAAGCTCATGTCGAGAAATGCAATCTTCTATATGAGTTTCAATATTCGTGGAGGTCGCGAGTGCAGAGGCATTGTAAGAAGAACAAGTGATGGAAGAACAGGACATATGTGCCTTGAAGCTAGATGCTGGATCGACAAGTAA
- the LOC104785383 gene encoding uncharacterized protein LOC104785383, which produces MRSSSKSSENSKTCLSNNFKATTNIEEDKDEEEDEEGEEDEEERSGDQSPSSNSYVEESGSHQNHDHDQIKKNGGSVRPYNRSKTPRLRWTPELHICFLQAVERLGGPDRATPKLVLQLMNVKGLSIAHVKSHLQMYRSKKTDDPNQGDQGFSFEHGAGYTYNLSQLPMLQSFDQRPSSSLGYGSGSWTDHRRQIYRSPWRGLTARDTTRTRQTLFSPRPGERVHGVSNSILDDKNKTISFRINSHEAASENNGVAEVVPRIHRSFLEGMKTFNKSWGQSLSSNPNPSTATRPQDHSATTLNSYQRENARVAEGSDNVLKRKRVLLSDDCNKSNQDLDLSLSLKVPRTHDNLGECLLEDEEKEHDDHQDSLQGLSLSLSSSGLSKLGRTIRKEDDQTERKIAVLASPLDLTL; this is translated from the exons ATGAGATCAAGCAGCAAAAGTTCTGAAAACTCCAAGACTTGTCTATCTAACAACTTCAAAGCCACCACCAAtatagaagaagacaaagatgaagaggaggatgaagagggtgaagaggatgaagaagagagatcagGAGATCAGAGTCCATCTAGCAATAGCTATGTGGAAGAGAGTGGAAGCCACCAgaatcatgatcatgatcagATCAAGAAGAATGGTGGATCTGTGAGGCCGTACAACCGCTCAAAGACTCCGAGGCTGAGATGGACACCTGAGCTTCATATTTGCTTTCTTCAAGCTGTAGAGAGATTGGGTGGCCCAGATA GAGCAACACCTAAGCTTGTTCTTCAACTGATGAACGTTAAGGGGCTAAGTATTGCCCATGTCAAGAGCCATCTTCAG ATGTACCGGAGCAAGAAGACCGATGACCCGAATCAAG GAGATCAAGGATTTTCGTTTGAGCACGGAGCTGGTTACACTTACAACCTTAGCCAACTTCCAATGCTACAAAGTTTCGATCAAAGGCCTTCTTCTAGTTTagg ATATGGTAGCGGTTCCTGGACCGACCATAGACGACAGATCTACCGTAGCCCGTGGAGAGGCTTAACGGCACGAGACACTAcaagaacaagacaaacacTGTTTAGTCCACGACCTGGTGAAAGAGTTCACGGAGTTAGCAATAGTATTCTTGATGATAAGAACAAAACTATTTCGTTTCGAATCAATTCTCATGAAGCGGCTAGTGAGAACAATGGAGTAGCTGAAGTTGTTCCAAGAATTCATAGAAGCTTCCTCGAAGGCATGAAAACGTTTAACAAATCATGGGGACAGAGCCTTTCATCCAATCCTAATCCTTCTACCGCAACACGACCACAGGATCATAGTGCTACAACACTAAATTCTTATCAAAGGGAGAATGCTCGAGTGGCGGAAGGATCTGACAATGTtctgaagaggaagagagtaTTATTGTCTGATGACTGCAATAAGTCAAACCAAGATTTGGATCTAAGCTTGTCCCTTAAGGTACCTCGGACACACGACAACCTTGGAGAATGCTTgttagaagatgaagaaaaagaacatgaTGATCATCAAGATAGCCTGCAGGGTTTGTCTCTTTCATTATCTTCGTCAGGTTTATCAAAACTTGGTCGAACCATTAGGAAAGAAGATGATCAGACTGAGAGAAAGATTGCGGTCTTGGCAAGTCCCCTTGATCTCACTTTGTGA